Proteins encoded by one window of Anomalospiza imberbis isolate Cuckoo-Finch-1a 21T00152 chromosome 20, ASM3175350v1, whole genome shotgun sequence:
- the RAP1GAP2 gene encoding rap1 GTPase-activating protein 2 isoform X16, with protein sequence MFQRKRSVSFGGYGWIDKKMLASLKIKKQELLNSTDVTAPERPLSPPLTAPPTMKAPKLEEQRSGSQKHKEDYIPYPSIDEILEKGSPYPLIILPQFGGYWIEDPENLGTPTSSDSSICEEEEENLSPSTYGYKLECKGEARAYRKHFLGKDHLNFYCTASSLGNLILSVKCEETDGTEYLRVILRSKVKTLHERIPLAGFSKLPSIPQIAKAFCDDASGLKFNPVLYPKASQMIVSYDEHEVNNTFKFGVIYQKFRQTQEEELFGNNEESTAFKNFLSFLGDTITLQDFKGFRGGLDVSHGQTGVESVYTVFRDREIMFHVSTKLPFTEGDTQQLQRKRHIGNDIVAIIFQEENTPFVPDMIASNFLHAYIVVQVENPEAENTAYKVSVTAREDVPSFGPPLPSPPVFQKSPEFREFLLTKLINAENACCKSDKFAKLEDRTRAALLDNLHDELHGHTQTMLGLGPEEDKLENGGHGGFLESFKRAIRVRSHSMETMVGSQKKHHGSGIPGSLSGGIAHNSGEVTKTTFSPPVPAVAAKNQSRSPIKRRSGLFPRLHTTSESQAESRTRCDSVSGAQKTPDLGHSSQEMKSETSSNPSSPEICPNKDRPFIKLKENGRSNISRSSSSTSSFSSTAGESETLEDYDSVGSQPSTASPFKQEVFVYSASPGSESPGVGATATPVIMSRSPTADLKNRNSPRSNLKFRFDKLSHGSSSMSH encoded by the exons GAAACAGGAGCTGCTGAACAGCACGGATGTGACCGCCCCGGAGCGGCCCCTGTCACCCCCGCTGACAGCCCCACCGACCATGAAG GCACCAAAACTGGAAGAACAGAGGTCTGGAAGCCAAAAACACAAG GAAGACTACATCCCATACCCCAGCATCGATGAG ATACTGGAGAAGGGTAGCCCCTACCCGCTGATCATCCTGCCCCAGTTTGGGGGATACTGGATAGAAGACCCAGAAAACCTGGGCACGCCCACCTCATCTGACAGCAGCATctgcgaggaggaggaggaaaacctcagccccagcacctaTGGCTACAAGCTGGAGTGCAAGGGAGAGGCCAGAGCCTACCGCAAGCATTTCCTGGGAAAG gATCATTTAAATTTCTACTGTACAGCCAGCAGCCTTGGAAATCTGATCCTTTCTGTTAAATGTGAGGAGACAGATGGTACAGAATATTTAAGGGTTATACTCag GTCCAAAGTGAAGACATTGCATGAGAGGATTCCACTGGCAGGATTCAGCAAACTCCCGAGTATCCCCCAGATTGCAAAG GCCTTCTGTGACGATGCCTCTGGGCTGAAGTTTAACCCGGTTCTCTACCCCAAG GCATCCCAGATGATAGTGTCTTATGATGAGCATGAGGTCAATAACACATTCAAGTTCGGTGTGATCTATCAGAAGTTCAGGCAG ACCCAAGAGGAGGAGCTGTTTGGCAATAATGAAGAGAGCACTGCCTTCAAGAACTTCTTAAGTTTTCTGGGAGACACCATAACTCTCCAGGACTTCAAAGG TTTTCGAGGAGGCCTGGATGTCAGCCATGGGCAGACGGGAGTGGAGTCTGTGTACACGGTGTTCAGGGACAGGGAGATAATGTTTCATGTCTCTACAAAGCTGCCTTTTACCGAAGGAGACACACAACAA CTCCAGAGGAAGAGGCACATTGGCAATGACATTGTGGCAATTATCTTCCAAGAGGAGAACACGCCGTTCGTCCCAGACATGATTGCCTCCAACTTCCTGCACGCCTACATTGTGGTGCAGGTGGAGAACCCCGAGGCGGAAAACACGGCGTACAAG GTATCGGTCACAGCCCGGGAAGACGTTCCCTCCTTTGGCCCACCCCTGCCAAGCCCTCCGGTGTTCCAGAAG AGCCCCGAGTTCCGGGAGTTCCTGCTGACCAAGCTCATCAATGCTGAGAACGCCTGCTGCAAGTCCGACAAGTTTGCGAAGCTGGAG GACCGGACTCGGGCCGCCTTGCTGGACAACCTTCACGACGAGCTCCACGGGCACACTCAGAccatgctggggctggggcccgAGGAGGACAAGCTGGAGAATGGGGGTCATGGAGGCTTTCTGGAGTCGTTCAAG agAGCCATCCGGGTGCGCAGCCACTCCATGGAGACGATGGTGGGCAGCCAGAAGAAGCACCATGGCAGCGGGATTCCAGGCAGCCTCAGCGGGGGCATTGCACACAACAGCGGCGAGGTGACCAAGACCACCTTCTCG ccccctgtcccagctgttGCTGCCAAGAACCAGTCCAGGAGCCCCATCAAGCGCCGGTCAGGGCTGTTCCCTCGCCTGCACACGACATCGGAGAGCCAGGCGGAGAGCAGGACAAGGTG TGACAGTGTTTCTGGAGCCCAGAAAACACCAGATTTGGGACATTCTTCCCAAGAGATGAAATCTGAAACCTCATCCAACCCCAGCTCCCCTGAAATATGCCCCAACAAAGACAG GCCTTTTATCAAGCTGAAAGAGAACGGGCGGTCGAACATCTCCCgttcctcctccagcaccagcagcttcagcagcaCGGCGGGGGAGAGCGAGACCCTGGAGGACTACGACAGCGTG GGAAGCCAGCCCTCCACCGCGTCCCCATTCAAGCAGGAGGTGTTTGTCTACAGCGCTTCGCCCGGCAGTGAGAGCCCCGGCGTGGGGGCCACGGCCACCCCTGTCATCATGAGCAGGAGCCCCACAG
- the RAP1GAP2 gene encoding rap1 GTPase-activating protein 2 isoform X17 — protein MLASLKIKKQELLNSTDVTAPERPLSPPLTAPPTMKSAEFFEMLEKMQAPKLEEQRSGSQKHKEDYIPYPSIDEILEKGSPYPLIILPQFGGYWIEDPENLGTPTSSDSSICEEEEENLSPSTYGYKLECKGEARAYRKHFLGKDHLNFYCTASSLGNLILSVKCEETDGTEYLRVILRSKVKTLHERIPLAGFSKLPSIPQIAKAFCDDASGLKFNPVLYPKASQMIVSYDEHEVNNTFKFGVIYQKFRQTQEEELFGNNEESTAFKNFLSFLGDTITLQDFKGFRGGLDVSHGQTGVESVYTVFRDREIMFHVSTKLPFTEGDTQQLQRKRHIGNDIVAIIFQEENTPFVPDMIASNFLHAYIVVQVENPEAENTAYKVSVTAREDVPSFGPPLPSPPVFQKSPEFREFLLTKLINAENACCKSDKFAKLEDRTRAALLDNLHDELHGHTQTMLGLGPEEDKLENGGHGGFLESFKRAIRVRSHSMETMVGSQKKHHGSGIPGSLSGGIAHNSGEVTKTTFSPPVPAVAAKNQSRSPIKRRSGLFPRLHTTSESQAESRTRCDSVSGAQKTPDLGHSSQEMKSETSSNPSSPEICPNKDRPFIKLKENGRSNISRSSSSTSSFSSTAGESETLEDYDSVGSQPSTASPFKQEVFVYSASPGSESPGVGATATPVIMSRSPTADLKNRNSPRSNLKFRFDKLSHGSSSMSH, from the exons GAAACAGGAGCTGCTGAACAGCACGGATGTGACCGCCCCGGAGCGGCCCCTGTCACCCCCGCTGACAGCCCCACCGACCATGAAG tcGGCAGAATTCTTCGAAATGCTGGAAAAAatgcag GCACCAAAACTGGAAGAACAGAGGTCTGGAAGCCAAAAACACAAG GAAGACTACATCCCATACCCCAGCATCGATGAG ATACTGGAGAAGGGTAGCCCCTACCCGCTGATCATCCTGCCCCAGTTTGGGGGATACTGGATAGAAGACCCAGAAAACCTGGGCACGCCCACCTCATCTGACAGCAGCATctgcgaggaggaggaggaaaacctcagccccagcacctaTGGCTACAAGCTGGAGTGCAAGGGAGAGGCCAGAGCCTACCGCAAGCATTTCCTGGGAAAG gATCATTTAAATTTCTACTGTACAGCCAGCAGCCTTGGAAATCTGATCCTTTCTGTTAAATGTGAGGAGACAGATGGTACAGAATATTTAAGGGTTATACTCag GTCCAAAGTGAAGACATTGCATGAGAGGATTCCACTGGCAGGATTCAGCAAACTCCCGAGTATCCCCCAGATTGCAAAG GCCTTCTGTGACGATGCCTCTGGGCTGAAGTTTAACCCGGTTCTCTACCCCAAG GCATCCCAGATGATAGTGTCTTATGATGAGCATGAGGTCAATAACACATTCAAGTTCGGTGTGATCTATCAGAAGTTCAGGCAG ACCCAAGAGGAGGAGCTGTTTGGCAATAATGAAGAGAGCACTGCCTTCAAGAACTTCTTAAGTTTTCTGGGAGACACCATAACTCTCCAGGACTTCAAAGG TTTTCGAGGAGGCCTGGATGTCAGCCATGGGCAGACGGGAGTGGAGTCTGTGTACACGGTGTTCAGGGACAGGGAGATAATGTTTCATGTCTCTACAAAGCTGCCTTTTACCGAAGGAGACACACAACAA CTCCAGAGGAAGAGGCACATTGGCAATGACATTGTGGCAATTATCTTCCAAGAGGAGAACACGCCGTTCGTCCCAGACATGATTGCCTCCAACTTCCTGCACGCCTACATTGTGGTGCAGGTGGAGAACCCCGAGGCGGAAAACACGGCGTACAAG GTATCGGTCACAGCCCGGGAAGACGTTCCCTCCTTTGGCCCACCCCTGCCAAGCCCTCCGGTGTTCCAGAAG AGCCCCGAGTTCCGGGAGTTCCTGCTGACCAAGCTCATCAATGCTGAGAACGCCTGCTGCAAGTCCGACAAGTTTGCGAAGCTGGAG GACCGGACTCGGGCCGCCTTGCTGGACAACCTTCACGACGAGCTCCACGGGCACACTCAGAccatgctggggctggggcccgAGGAGGACAAGCTGGAGAATGGGGGTCATGGAGGCTTTCTGGAGTCGTTCAAG agAGCCATCCGGGTGCGCAGCCACTCCATGGAGACGATGGTGGGCAGCCAGAAGAAGCACCATGGCAGCGGGATTCCAGGCAGCCTCAGCGGGGGCATTGCACACAACAGCGGCGAGGTGACCAAGACCACCTTCTCG ccccctgtcccagctgttGCTGCCAAGAACCAGTCCAGGAGCCCCATCAAGCGCCGGTCAGGGCTGTTCCCTCGCCTGCACACGACATCGGAGAGCCAGGCGGAGAGCAGGACAAGGTG TGACAGTGTTTCTGGAGCCCAGAAAACACCAGATTTGGGACATTCTTCCCAAGAGATGAAATCTGAAACCTCATCCAACCCCAGCTCCCCTGAAATATGCCCCAACAAAGACAG GCCTTTTATCAAGCTGAAAGAGAACGGGCGGTCGAACATCTCCCgttcctcctccagcaccagcagcttcagcagcaCGGCGGGGGAGAGCGAGACCCTGGAGGACTACGACAGCGTG GGAAGCCAGCCCTCCACCGCGTCCCCATTCAAGCAGGAGGTGTTTGTCTACAGCGCTTCGCCCGGCAGTGAGAGCCCCGGCGTGGGGGCCACGGCCACCCCTGTCATCATGAGCAGGAGCCCCACAG
- the RAP1GAP2 gene encoding rap1 GTPase-activating protein 2 isoform X19 has product MSRAGGRTRSRRAGVRAAVVLIGLLHRSRQSSERRKQELLNSTDVTAPERPLSPPLTAPPTMKSAEFFEMLEKMQAPKLEEQRSGSQKHKEDYIPYPSIDEILEKGSPYPLIILPQFGGYWIEDPENLGTPTSSDSSICEEEEENLSPSTYGYKLECKGEARAYRKHFLGKDHLNFYCTASSLGNLILSVKCEETDGTEYLRVILRSKVKTLHERIPLAGFSKLPSIPQIAKAFCDDASGLKFNPVLYPKASQMIVSYDEHEVNNTFKFGVIYQKFRQTQEEELFGNNEESTAFKNFLSFLGDTITLQDFKGFRGGLDVSHGQTGVESVYTVFRDREIMFHVSTKLPFTEGDTQQLQRKRHIGNDIVAIIFQEENTPFVPDMIASNFLHAYIVVQVENPEAENTAYKVSVTAREDVPSFGPPLPSPPVFQKSPEFREFLLTKLINAENACCKSDKFAKLEDRTRAALLDNLHDELHGHTQTMLGLGPEEDKLENGGHGGFLESFKRAIRVRSHSMETMVGSQKKHHGSGIPGSLSGGIAHNSGEVTKTTFSPPVPAVAAKNQSRSPIKRRSGLFPRLHTTSESQAESRTRCDSVSGAQKTPDLGHSSQEMKSETSSNPSSPEICPNKDRPFIKLKENGRSNISRSSSSTSSFSSTAGESETLEDYDSVGSQPSTASPFKQEVFVYSASPGSESPGVGATATPVIMSRSPTDLKNRNSPRSNLKFRFDKLSHGSSSMSH; this is encoded by the exons GAAACAGGAGCTGCTGAACAGCACGGATGTGACCGCCCCGGAGCGGCCCCTGTCACCCCCGCTGACAGCCCCACCGACCATGAAG tcGGCAGAATTCTTCGAAATGCTGGAAAAAatgcag GCACCAAAACTGGAAGAACAGAGGTCTGGAAGCCAAAAACACAAG GAAGACTACATCCCATACCCCAGCATCGATGAG ATACTGGAGAAGGGTAGCCCCTACCCGCTGATCATCCTGCCCCAGTTTGGGGGATACTGGATAGAAGACCCAGAAAACCTGGGCACGCCCACCTCATCTGACAGCAGCATctgcgaggaggaggaggaaaacctcagccccagcacctaTGGCTACAAGCTGGAGTGCAAGGGAGAGGCCAGAGCCTACCGCAAGCATTTCCTGGGAAAG gATCATTTAAATTTCTACTGTACAGCCAGCAGCCTTGGAAATCTGATCCTTTCTGTTAAATGTGAGGAGACAGATGGTACAGAATATTTAAGGGTTATACTCag GTCCAAAGTGAAGACATTGCATGAGAGGATTCCACTGGCAGGATTCAGCAAACTCCCGAGTATCCCCCAGATTGCAAAG GCCTTCTGTGACGATGCCTCTGGGCTGAAGTTTAACCCGGTTCTCTACCCCAAG GCATCCCAGATGATAGTGTCTTATGATGAGCATGAGGTCAATAACACATTCAAGTTCGGTGTGATCTATCAGAAGTTCAGGCAG ACCCAAGAGGAGGAGCTGTTTGGCAATAATGAAGAGAGCACTGCCTTCAAGAACTTCTTAAGTTTTCTGGGAGACACCATAACTCTCCAGGACTTCAAAGG TTTTCGAGGAGGCCTGGATGTCAGCCATGGGCAGACGGGAGTGGAGTCTGTGTACACGGTGTTCAGGGACAGGGAGATAATGTTTCATGTCTCTACAAAGCTGCCTTTTACCGAAGGAGACACACAACAA CTCCAGAGGAAGAGGCACATTGGCAATGACATTGTGGCAATTATCTTCCAAGAGGAGAACACGCCGTTCGTCCCAGACATGATTGCCTCCAACTTCCTGCACGCCTACATTGTGGTGCAGGTGGAGAACCCCGAGGCGGAAAACACGGCGTACAAG GTATCGGTCACAGCCCGGGAAGACGTTCCCTCCTTTGGCCCACCCCTGCCAAGCCCTCCGGTGTTCCAGAAG AGCCCCGAGTTCCGGGAGTTCCTGCTGACCAAGCTCATCAATGCTGAGAACGCCTGCTGCAAGTCCGACAAGTTTGCGAAGCTGGAG GACCGGACTCGGGCCGCCTTGCTGGACAACCTTCACGACGAGCTCCACGGGCACACTCAGAccatgctggggctggggcccgAGGAGGACAAGCTGGAGAATGGGGGTCATGGAGGCTTTCTGGAGTCGTTCAAG agAGCCATCCGGGTGCGCAGCCACTCCATGGAGACGATGGTGGGCAGCCAGAAGAAGCACCATGGCAGCGGGATTCCAGGCAGCCTCAGCGGGGGCATTGCACACAACAGCGGCGAGGTGACCAAGACCACCTTCTCG ccccctgtcccagctgttGCTGCCAAGAACCAGTCCAGGAGCCCCATCAAGCGCCGGTCAGGGCTGTTCCCTCGCCTGCACACGACATCGGAGAGCCAGGCGGAGAGCAGGACAAGGTG TGACAGTGTTTCTGGAGCCCAGAAAACACCAGATTTGGGACATTCTTCCCAAGAGATGAAATCTGAAACCTCATCCAACCCCAGCTCCCCTGAAATATGCCCCAACAAAGACAG GCCTTTTATCAAGCTGAAAGAGAACGGGCGGTCGAACATCTCCCgttcctcctccagcaccagcagcttcagcagcaCGGCGGGGGAGAGCGAGACCCTGGAGGACTACGACAGCGTG GGAAGCCAGCCCTCCACCGCGTCCCCATTCAAGCAGGAGGTGTTTGTCTACAGCGCTTCGCCCGGCAGTGAGAGCCCCGGCGTGGGGGCCACGGCCACCCCTGTCATCATGAGCAGGAGCCCCACAG
- the RAP1GAP2 gene encoding rap1 GTPase-activating protein 2 isoform X12, with protein sequence MLHFFFFLLTLRLRCEKATLLNRAKLSQGITRKQELLNSTDVTAPERPLSPPLTAPPTMKSAEFFEMLEKMQAPKLEEQRSGSQKHKEDYIPYPSIDEILEKGSPYPLIILPQFGGYWIEDPENLGTPTSSDSSICEEEEENLSPSTYGYKLECKGEARAYRKHFLGKDHLNFYCTASSLGNLILSVKCEETDGTEYLRVILRSKVKTLHERIPLAGFSKLPSIPQIAKAFCDDASGLKFNPVLYPKASQMIVSYDEHEVNNTFKFGVIYQKFRQTQEEELFGNNEESTAFKNFLSFLGDTITLQDFKGFRGGLDVSHGQTGVESVYTVFRDREIMFHVSTKLPFTEGDTQQLQRKRHIGNDIVAIIFQEENTPFVPDMIASNFLHAYIVVQVENPEAENTAYKVSVTAREDVPSFGPPLPSPPVFQKSPEFREFLLTKLINAENACCKSDKFAKLEDRTRAALLDNLHDELHGHTQTMLGLGPEEDKLENGGHGGFLESFKRAIRVRSHSMETMVGSQKKHHGSGIPGSLSGGIAHNSGEVTKTTFSPPVPAVAAKNQSRSPIKRRSGLFPRLHTTSESQAESRTRCDSVSGAQKTPDLGHSSQEMKSETSSNPSSPEICPNKDRPFIKLKENGRSNISRSSSSTSSFSSTAGESETLEDYDSVGSQPSTASPFKQEVFVYSASPGSESPGVGATATPVIMSRSPTADLKNRNSPRSNLKFRFDKLSHGSSSMSH encoded by the exons GAAACAGGAGCTGCTGAACAGCACGGATGTGACCGCCCCGGAGCGGCCCCTGTCACCCCCGCTGACAGCCCCACCGACCATGAAG tcGGCAGAATTCTTCGAAATGCTGGAAAAAatgcag GCACCAAAACTGGAAGAACAGAGGTCTGGAAGCCAAAAACACAAG GAAGACTACATCCCATACCCCAGCATCGATGAG ATACTGGAGAAGGGTAGCCCCTACCCGCTGATCATCCTGCCCCAGTTTGGGGGATACTGGATAGAAGACCCAGAAAACCTGGGCACGCCCACCTCATCTGACAGCAGCATctgcgaggaggaggaggaaaacctcagccccagcacctaTGGCTACAAGCTGGAGTGCAAGGGAGAGGCCAGAGCCTACCGCAAGCATTTCCTGGGAAAG gATCATTTAAATTTCTACTGTACAGCCAGCAGCCTTGGAAATCTGATCCTTTCTGTTAAATGTGAGGAGACAGATGGTACAGAATATTTAAGGGTTATACTCag GTCCAAAGTGAAGACATTGCATGAGAGGATTCCACTGGCAGGATTCAGCAAACTCCCGAGTATCCCCCAGATTGCAAAG GCCTTCTGTGACGATGCCTCTGGGCTGAAGTTTAACCCGGTTCTCTACCCCAAG GCATCCCAGATGATAGTGTCTTATGATGAGCATGAGGTCAATAACACATTCAAGTTCGGTGTGATCTATCAGAAGTTCAGGCAG ACCCAAGAGGAGGAGCTGTTTGGCAATAATGAAGAGAGCACTGCCTTCAAGAACTTCTTAAGTTTTCTGGGAGACACCATAACTCTCCAGGACTTCAAAGG TTTTCGAGGAGGCCTGGATGTCAGCCATGGGCAGACGGGAGTGGAGTCTGTGTACACGGTGTTCAGGGACAGGGAGATAATGTTTCATGTCTCTACAAAGCTGCCTTTTACCGAAGGAGACACACAACAA CTCCAGAGGAAGAGGCACATTGGCAATGACATTGTGGCAATTATCTTCCAAGAGGAGAACACGCCGTTCGTCCCAGACATGATTGCCTCCAACTTCCTGCACGCCTACATTGTGGTGCAGGTGGAGAACCCCGAGGCGGAAAACACGGCGTACAAG GTATCGGTCACAGCCCGGGAAGACGTTCCCTCCTTTGGCCCACCCCTGCCAAGCCCTCCGGTGTTCCAGAAG AGCCCCGAGTTCCGGGAGTTCCTGCTGACCAAGCTCATCAATGCTGAGAACGCCTGCTGCAAGTCCGACAAGTTTGCGAAGCTGGAG GACCGGACTCGGGCCGCCTTGCTGGACAACCTTCACGACGAGCTCCACGGGCACACTCAGAccatgctggggctggggcccgAGGAGGACAAGCTGGAGAATGGGGGTCATGGAGGCTTTCTGGAGTCGTTCAAG agAGCCATCCGGGTGCGCAGCCACTCCATGGAGACGATGGTGGGCAGCCAGAAGAAGCACCATGGCAGCGGGATTCCAGGCAGCCTCAGCGGGGGCATTGCACACAACAGCGGCGAGGTGACCAAGACCACCTTCTCG ccccctgtcccagctgttGCTGCCAAGAACCAGTCCAGGAGCCCCATCAAGCGCCGGTCAGGGCTGTTCCCTCGCCTGCACACGACATCGGAGAGCCAGGCGGAGAGCAGGACAAGGTG TGACAGTGTTTCTGGAGCCCAGAAAACACCAGATTTGGGACATTCTTCCCAAGAGATGAAATCTGAAACCTCATCCAACCCCAGCTCCCCTGAAATATGCCCCAACAAAGACAG GCCTTTTATCAAGCTGAAAGAGAACGGGCGGTCGAACATCTCCCgttcctcctccagcaccagcagcttcagcagcaCGGCGGGGGAGAGCGAGACCCTGGAGGACTACGACAGCGTG GGAAGCCAGCCCTCCACCGCGTCCCCATTCAAGCAGGAGGTGTTTGTCTACAGCGCTTCGCCCGGCAGTGAGAGCCCCGGCGTGGGGGCCACGGCCACCCCTGTCATCATGAGCAGGAGCCCCACAG
- the RAP1GAP2 gene encoding rap1 GTPase-activating protein 2 isoform X15, which translates to MLHFFFFLLTLRLRCEKATLLNRAKLSQGITRKQELLNSTDVTAPERPLSPPLTAPPTMKAPKLEEQRSGSQKHKEDYIPYPSIDEILEKGSPYPLIILPQFGGYWIEDPENLGTPTSSDSSICEEEEENLSPSTYGYKLECKGEARAYRKHFLGKDHLNFYCTASSLGNLILSVKCEETDGTEYLRVILRSKVKTLHERIPLAGFSKLPSIPQIAKAFCDDASGLKFNPVLYPKASQMIVSYDEHEVNNTFKFGVIYQKFRQTQEEELFGNNEESTAFKNFLSFLGDTITLQDFKGFRGGLDVSHGQTGVESVYTVFRDREIMFHVSTKLPFTEGDTQQLQRKRHIGNDIVAIIFQEENTPFVPDMIASNFLHAYIVVQVENPEAENTAYKVSVTAREDVPSFGPPLPSPPVFQKSPEFREFLLTKLINAENACCKSDKFAKLEDRTRAALLDNLHDELHGHTQTMLGLGPEEDKLENGGHGGFLESFKRAIRVRSHSMETMVGSQKKHHGSGIPGSLSGGIAHNSGEVTKTTFSPPVPAVAAKNQSRSPIKRRSGLFPRLHTTSESQAESRTRCDSVSGAQKTPDLGHSSQEMKSETSSNPSSPEICPNKDRPFIKLKENGRSNISRSSSSTSSFSSTAGESETLEDYDSVGSQPSTASPFKQEVFVYSASPGSESPGVGATATPVIMSRSPTADLKNRNSPRSNLKFRFDKLSHGSSSMSH; encoded by the exons GAAACAGGAGCTGCTGAACAGCACGGATGTGACCGCCCCGGAGCGGCCCCTGTCACCCCCGCTGACAGCCCCACCGACCATGAAG GCACCAAAACTGGAAGAACAGAGGTCTGGAAGCCAAAAACACAAG GAAGACTACATCCCATACCCCAGCATCGATGAG ATACTGGAGAAGGGTAGCCCCTACCCGCTGATCATCCTGCCCCAGTTTGGGGGATACTGGATAGAAGACCCAGAAAACCTGGGCACGCCCACCTCATCTGACAGCAGCATctgcgaggaggaggaggaaaacctcagccccagcacctaTGGCTACAAGCTGGAGTGCAAGGGAGAGGCCAGAGCCTACCGCAAGCATTTCCTGGGAAAG gATCATTTAAATTTCTACTGTACAGCCAGCAGCCTTGGAAATCTGATCCTTTCTGTTAAATGTGAGGAGACAGATGGTACAGAATATTTAAGGGTTATACTCag GTCCAAAGTGAAGACATTGCATGAGAGGATTCCACTGGCAGGATTCAGCAAACTCCCGAGTATCCCCCAGATTGCAAAG GCCTTCTGTGACGATGCCTCTGGGCTGAAGTTTAACCCGGTTCTCTACCCCAAG GCATCCCAGATGATAGTGTCTTATGATGAGCATGAGGTCAATAACACATTCAAGTTCGGTGTGATCTATCAGAAGTTCAGGCAG ACCCAAGAGGAGGAGCTGTTTGGCAATAATGAAGAGAGCACTGCCTTCAAGAACTTCTTAAGTTTTCTGGGAGACACCATAACTCTCCAGGACTTCAAAGG TTTTCGAGGAGGCCTGGATGTCAGCCATGGGCAGACGGGAGTGGAGTCTGTGTACACGGTGTTCAGGGACAGGGAGATAATGTTTCATGTCTCTACAAAGCTGCCTTTTACCGAAGGAGACACACAACAA CTCCAGAGGAAGAGGCACATTGGCAATGACATTGTGGCAATTATCTTCCAAGAGGAGAACACGCCGTTCGTCCCAGACATGATTGCCTCCAACTTCCTGCACGCCTACATTGTGGTGCAGGTGGAGAACCCCGAGGCGGAAAACACGGCGTACAAG GTATCGGTCACAGCCCGGGAAGACGTTCCCTCCTTTGGCCCACCCCTGCCAAGCCCTCCGGTGTTCCAGAAG AGCCCCGAGTTCCGGGAGTTCCTGCTGACCAAGCTCATCAATGCTGAGAACGCCTGCTGCAAGTCCGACAAGTTTGCGAAGCTGGAG GACCGGACTCGGGCCGCCTTGCTGGACAACCTTCACGACGAGCTCCACGGGCACACTCAGAccatgctggggctggggcccgAGGAGGACAAGCTGGAGAATGGGGGTCATGGAGGCTTTCTGGAGTCGTTCAAG agAGCCATCCGGGTGCGCAGCCACTCCATGGAGACGATGGTGGGCAGCCAGAAGAAGCACCATGGCAGCGGGATTCCAGGCAGCCTCAGCGGGGGCATTGCACACAACAGCGGCGAGGTGACCAAGACCACCTTCTCG ccccctgtcccagctgttGCTGCCAAGAACCAGTCCAGGAGCCCCATCAAGCGCCGGTCAGGGCTGTTCCCTCGCCTGCACACGACATCGGAGAGCCAGGCGGAGAGCAGGACAAGGTG TGACAGTGTTTCTGGAGCCCAGAAAACACCAGATTTGGGACATTCTTCCCAAGAGATGAAATCTGAAACCTCATCCAACCCCAGCTCCCCTGAAATATGCCCCAACAAAGACAG GCCTTTTATCAAGCTGAAAGAGAACGGGCGGTCGAACATCTCCCgttcctcctccagcaccagcagcttcagcagcaCGGCGGGGGAGAGCGAGACCCTGGAGGACTACGACAGCGTG GGAAGCCAGCCCTCCACCGCGTCCCCATTCAAGCAGGAGGTGTTTGTCTACAGCGCTTCGCCCGGCAGTGAGAGCCCCGGCGTGGGGGCCACGGCCACCCCTGTCATCATGAGCAGGAGCCCCACAG